In the Pseudothauera hydrothermalis genome, one interval contains:
- the fliG gene encoding flagellar motor switch protein FliG has protein sequence MSTSPEEGLEKAALLLLTLGPNEAAEVLKHLGPREVQKLGMKMATMPAQPRSKVEPLLDELEAHASKGAAIQADEAQIREMLTKALGDERAAHLLSRVLSGSDTAGIESLKWMDAATAADLIKNEHPQIIATILVHLEFDQAGEILKHFPERLRNDVVLRIATLDGVQPAALKELNDALTRMLSGASTVKKAAMGGVRHAAEILNFVGSAAETAIIDNVREYDPDLAQKILDEMFVFENLMDIDDRGIQTILREVQSDSLVIALKGAAPELREKIFKNMSSRAAEMLREDLEAKGPVRLSEVEAEQKEILKIVRRLAEEGQIMLGGKGGDDAFV, from the coding sequence GTGAGCACATCCCCGGAAGAAGGTCTGGAAAAAGCGGCGCTGCTGCTGCTCACCCTGGGCCCGAACGAAGCCGCCGAAGTCCTCAAGCATCTGGGCCCGCGCGAGGTGCAAAAACTCGGTATGAAGATGGCGACCATGCCGGCGCAGCCGCGCAGCAAGGTCGAACCCTTGTTGGACGAACTGGAAGCACACGCCAGCAAGGGCGCGGCCATCCAGGCCGACGAAGCGCAGATTCGCGAAATGCTGACCAAGGCGCTGGGCGACGAGCGCGCCGCCCATCTGCTGTCGCGCGTACTGAGCGGTTCGGACACCGCCGGCATCGAAAGCCTGAAATGGATGGACGCGGCCACTGCCGCCGATCTAATCAAGAACGAACACCCGCAAATCATTGCCACCATCCTGGTGCATCTGGAATTCGATCAGGCAGGCGAAATTCTCAAGCACTTCCCGGAGCGGCTGCGCAATGACGTGGTGCTGCGCATCGCCACGCTGGACGGGGTGCAGCCGGCAGCGCTCAAAGAGCTCAACGATGCCCTGACCCGCATGCTTTCAGGGGCTTCCACGGTCAAAAAAGCGGCCATGGGCGGGGTGCGCCATGCCGCCGAGATTCTCAACTTCGTCGGCTCGGCGGCCGAAACCGCGATCATCGACAACGTCCGCGAATACGATCCCGATCTGGCCCAGAAGATTCTCGACGAAATGTTCGTGTTCGAGAACCTGATGGACATCGACGACCGTGGCATCCAGACCATTTTGCGCGAGGTGCAGTCCGATTCGCTGGTGATCGCGCTCAAAGGGGCGGCGCCGGAACTGCGCGAAAAAATCTTCAAGAACATGTCCAGCCGGGCAGCCGAAATGCTGCGCGAAGATTTGGAGGCCAAGGGCCCGGTGCGCCTGTCCGAAGTCGAAGCCGAGCAGAAAGAGATCCTCAAGATCGTTCGCCGCCTGGCCGAGGAAGGGCAGATCATGCTAGGCGGCAAGGGCGGCGACGATGCCTTTGTGTAG
- the fliM gene encoding flagellar motor switch protein FliM, translating to MSSDFLSQDEVDALLRGVTGESDEPETEEAEAAGGIRPYNLATQERIVRGRMPTMELINERFARYLRIGLFNYMHRNTEVSVGPIKVQKYGEFVRNLVVPTNLNLVTAKPLRGTGLVVFDPNLVFLVVDNMFGGDGRFHTRVEGRDFTPTEQRIIQGMLGVVFTEYCKAWAPVYKIEMEYVRSEMNSQFANIATPSEIVVATTFSLEMGGAQAEMHICFPYSMIEPIREMLYSTMQSDHLTQDKRWINLLSRQLQTAEVELVCNLGHARVTLRDIVNMRVGDVIPLNVPDLVQLEADGVPVLEGHYGVLGGQYAVKVERFLASEDADATPIPGAQNG from the coding sequence ATGTCTTCGGACTTTCTCTCTCAGGATGAGGTCGATGCCCTGCTGCGCGGCGTCACCGGAGAGTCCGACGAACCCGAGACCGAGGAAGCCGAGGCCGCCGGTGGCATACGGCCCTACAACCTGGCCACTCAGGAGCGCATCGTGCGTGGGCGCATGCCCACCATGGAGCTCATCAACGAACGCTTTGCGCGCTACCTGCGCATCGGCCTGTTCAACTACATGCATCGCAACACCGAAGTGTCGGTGGGGCCGATCAAGGTGCAAAAATATGGCGAGTTCGTGCGCAACCTGGTGGTGCCGACCAACCTCAATCTGGTTACCGCCAAGCCGCTGCGCGGCACCGGGCTGGTAGTGTTCGACCCCAACCTGGTGTTTCTGGTCGTAGATAACATGTTCGGTGGCGACGGGCGCTTTCACACCCGGGTCGAAGGGCGGGATTTCACCCCCACCGAACAGCGCATCATCCAGGGCATGCTGGGGGTGGTGTTTACCGAGTACTGCAAGGCTTGGGCGCCGGTCTATAAGATCGAAATGGAATATGTGCGCTCGGAGATGAACTCCCAGTTCGCCAACATTGCCACGCCCTCAGAGATCGTGGTGGCCACCACTTTTTCGCTGGAAATGGGCGGCGCGCAAGCCGAGATGCACATCTGCTTTCCTTACTCGATGATCGAGCCGATCCGCGAGATGCTCTACTCGACCATGCAGAGTGACCATCTCACCCAGGACAAGCGCTGGATCAACCTGCTTTCCCGCCAACTGCAGACCGCCGAGGTGGAACTGGTGTGCAACCTGGGTCATGCGCGGGTGACCTTGCGCGACATCGTCAACATGCGCGTCGGCGATGTGATTCCGCTCAACGTCCCCGATCTGGTGCAACTCGAAGCTGACGGCGTGCCGGTCCTCGAAGGACACTACGGCGTGCTCGGCGGTCAGTACGCAGTCAAGGTGGAACGCTTCCTCGCCAGTGAGGACGCCGATGCCACACCAATACCCGGAGCCCAAAATGGCTGA
- the fliI gene encoding flagellar protein export ATPase FliI, with the protein MRQPADTWRNYLAGNRAMADDARPFELSGRLTRINGLVMEAAGLKLPLGSGCRIMVPGGGWVEAEVVGFHGEKLYMMPTEDVFGLAPGALVLPLETPPNRLQPGQDAPRNRRAADRAKHLPVGEGLLGRVVDGGGRPLDGLGPLDAPQTRSLQSRPFNPLQRAPIAAPLDVGIRAINSLLTVGRGQRLGLFAGSGVGKSVLIGMMARYTSADVIVVGLIGERGREVKEFIEHSLGPQGLARSVVVAAPADTSPLMRLQGAAYATTIAEHFRDQGKQVLLIMDSLTRYAMAQREIALAIGEPPVTRGYPPSVFARLPALVERAGNGPDGGGSITAFYTVLAEGDDQQDPIADSARAILDGHFVLSRTLADQGHYPAIDIEQSISRAMHNLVSAEHFELVRRFKQLFSRYQRSRDLIAVGAYQPGADPLLDTAVALYPKLEAFLQQRIDEREAFDTAAAKLHRLFAPAD; encoded by the coding sequence ATGAGGCAACCGGCTGACACCTGGCGCAACTATCTGGCCGGCAACCGAGCAATGGCCGACGACGCCCGTCCGTTCGAACTCTCCGGCCGCCTCACGCGCATCAACGGCCTGGTCATGGAAGCGGCCGGACTCAAGCTGCCGCTCGGCTCGGGCTGCCGCATCATGGTGCCAGGCGGCGGTTGGGTGGAAGCCGAAGTCGTCGGCTTTCATGGTGAAAAGCTCTACATGATGCCCACCGAGGATGTCTTCGGCTTGGCCCCCGGCGCCTTGGTTCTGCCACTGGAAACCCCGCCCAACCGCCTCCAGCCCGGACAAGACGCCCCGCGCAACCGGCGCGCTGCCGACCGTGCCAAGCACCTTCCGGTGGGCGAGGGCCTGCTTGGCCGGGTGGTCGATGGCGGCGGGCGGCCGCTGGACGGTTTGGGCCCACTGGACGCCCCCCAGACCCGCTCGCTACAAAGCCGCCCCTTCAACCCGCTGCAGCGCGCACCGATTGCCGCCCCGCTGGATGTAGGGATCCGCGCCATCAACAGCTTGCTCACCGTCGGCCGCGGCCAGCGCCTGGGCCTGTTTGCCGGCTCGGGGGTGGGCAAGTCGGTGCTGATCGGCATGATGGCGCGCTACACCTCGGCGGATGTGATCGTCGTCGGGCTGATCGGCGAACGGGGGCGCGAGGTCAAGGAATTCATCGAGCACAGCCTTGGCCCGCAAGGTCTCGCCCGCTCGGTAGTGGTGGCCGCCCCGGCCGACACCAGTCCGTTGATGCGTCTGCAAGGCGCCGCCTACGCCACCACCATTGCCGAACACTTCCGCGACCAGGGCAAACAAGTGCTGCTGATCATGGATTCGCTGACCCGCTATGCCATGGCCCAGCGCGAGATCGCGCTAGCCATCGGCGAACCTCCGGTCACCCGCGGTTATCCGCCCTCGGTATTCGCCCGCCTGCCAGCGCTGGTCGAGCGCGCCGGCAATGGCCCGGACGGCGGCGGATCGATCACCGCTTTCTACACCGTGCTGGCCGAAGGCGACGACCAACAAGACCCAATCGCCGATTCAGCCCGGGCCATCCTCGACGGCCACTTCGTACTCTCACGCACATTGGCCGACCAAGGCCACTACCCGGCCATCGACATCGAGCAATCCATCTCACGCGCCATGCACAACCTGGTGAGCGCGGAACACTTTGAACTGGTGCGCCGCTTCAAACAGTTGTTTTCGCGTTACCAGCGCTCGCGCGACCTGATCGCGGTGGGCGCCTACCAGCCGGGCGCCGATCCGCTGCTCGACACGGCCGTTGCGCTTTATCCTAAACTTGAAGCGTTTCTCCAGCAGCGTATCGACGAACGCGAAGCCTTTGATACCGCCGCCGCCAAATTGCACCGGCTCTTCGCCCCGGCGGACTGA
- the fliF gene encoding flagellar basal-body MS-ring/collar protein FliF, whose protein sequence is MATADTAAAAPAPRSRLQQIIDNIRALDQKQKLAGAAALALAIALVVGVLLWQREPAYAVLFSNFDERDGGAIVTALQQQNVPYRLSPTGNAILVPAERVHEVRLRLAAEGLPKGGLVGFEVMETQKLGISQFHEQVNYQRALEGELSRTIQSIASVASARVHLAIPKQTAFLRDNQKPTASVMINLRPGRVLDETQIAGIVHLVASSVPRMAQSDVSIIDQTGTLLTRKPNALDRPGLEPKQLDYVAEVEAAYIRRIENILLPILGKGNFSAQVTADIDFNQVEQTAETYKPNPSPDQAIRSQQINESRNADAGPQGVPGALTNQPPVPATAPITTPSVGNDGAYAAAINSTRSAVTNYELDRTIQHVRQAMGQVKRLSVAVVLNNRTRTNQAGETESVPFTEEEIAQITSLVREAMGYNQERGDSLNVVGSAFAEPEAAPEVPLWKDPDVLELAKEAAGYLLILLVVLFVYLAIIRPLLRTVAPPPPAQEEEDEEMEEDEEDVEVSLSAAAAVDSYEARLARARELASQDPKIVAALIKEWMGVSEEGRK, encoded by the coding sequence ATGGCAACCGCAGACACCGCCGCTGCCGCACCAGCCCCCCGCTCTCGATTGCAGCAGATCATCGACAATATCCGCGCACTGGACCAGAAACAGAAGCTGGCCGGCGCGGCGGCGCTTGCGCTGGCCATTGCATTGGTGGTCGGGGTGCTGCTCTGGCAACGCGAACCCGCCTATGCAGTGTTGTTTTCCAATTTCGATGAGCGCGACGGGGGCGCCATCGTCACCGCGCTGCAGCAGCAAAACGTCCCCTATCGCCTGTCGCCCACCGGCAACGCCATCCTGGTACCGGCCGAACGAGTACATGAGGTGCGCCTGCGCCTTGCGGCCGAAGGACTGCCCAAGGGCGGGCTGGTCGGTTTCGAGGTCATGGAGACCCAGAAGCTGGGCATTTCGCAGTTCCACGAGCAGGTCAATTATCAGCGCGCACTCGAAGGCGAGCTGTCGCGCACCATCCAGTCGATCGCCTCGGTGGCCAGCGCCCGGGTGCATTTGGCGATTCCGAAGCAAACCGCGTTTTTGCGCGACAACCAGAAGCCGACTGCCTCGGTGATGATCAACTTGCGCCCGGGGCGGGTACTGGACGAAACGCAGATTGCCGGCATCGTGCATTTGGTGGCCTCGAGCGTGCCACGCATGGCGCAAAGCGACGTGAGCATCATCGATCAGACCGGCACCTTGCTCACCCGCAAGCCGAACGCGCTCGACCGCCCGGGCCTGGAACCGAAACAACTGGATTATGTGGCCGAGGTCGAAGCGGCATACATTCGGCGTATCGAAAACATCCTGCTGCCCATTCTCGGCAAGGGTAATTTCAGCGCCCAGGTCACCGCCGACATCGATTTCAACCAGGTCGAACAAACGGCCGAGACCTACAAACCCAATCCCTCGCCCGACCAGGCCATCCGCAGCCAGCAGATCAACGAAAGCCGCAATGCCGACGCCGGTCCGCAGGGCGTGCCCGGCGCACTGACCAACCAGCCTCCGGTGCCGGCAACCGCCCCGATCACCACACCGTCGGTGGGCAATGACGGCGCCTATGCCGCGGCGATCAACAGCACCCGCAGCGCGGTCACCAATTACGAGCTCGACCGCACCATCCAGCATGTGCGCCAGGCCATGGGCCAGGTCAAGCGCCTGTCGGTGGCGGTGGTGCTCAACAACCGTACCCGGACGAACCAGGCGGGCGAAACCGAGAGCGTGCCCTTCACCGAGGAGGAAATCGCCCAGATCACCAGCTTGGTACGCGAAGCCATGGGTTACAACCAGGAACGCGGCGACAGCCTCAACGTGGTCGGCAGCGCCTTCGCCGAACCGGAAGCTGCCCCTGAAGTACCATTATGGAAAGATCCGGATGTGCTCGAACTGGCCAAGGAAGCCGCCGGCTATCTGCTGATCCTGCTGGTGGTGCTGTTCGTGTATCTGGCCATCATCCGTCCGCTGCTGCGCACCGTGGCGCCGCCGCCCCCTGCGCAGGAAGAAGAGGACGAGGAGATGGAAGAAGACGAAGAAGATGTCGAGGTCAGTTTGTCGGCCGCTGCCGCGGTGGATTCTTACGAAGCCCGCTTGGCGCGCGCCCGGGAGCTGGCCAGCCAGGATCCCAAGATCGTTGCTGCGCTGATCAAGGAATGGATGGGTGTGAGTGAGGAGGGTCGCAAGTGA
- a CDS encoding sensor histidine kinase, whose translation MPNTAASADSDRSVPRTAAERGAARLDAAQLAEAFQLFSRASEELSQAYKALQGRVEQLTERLTVLMGALPAGVVVLDRTGTLVQVNRAAEELLGTGITGQSWKQVGAALQATETPGEMSVELADGPRRLSVSETALESGDERIVLLHDITETHRMRLTAERNERLAAMGEMVAGLAHQLRTPLAAALLYIGNLRQPELGPAERLKVADRAIERMRYLERLIRDMLLFARGDSLGRQYFSVCELSAELAHTLEPVARARQIEFTSRCDCGDTELHGDRKALAGALTNLLENAIQATEPGGRVDCHVGQLGQDIVFTVRDTGRGIEPALQARLFEPFFTTRAEGTGLGLAIARGVARAHGGDITLQSSLGKGSTFVLTVPLPTEGADADGKVVP comes from the coding sequence ATGCCCAATACCGCAGCTTCTGCCGATTCCGATCGATCGGTGCCGCGCACGGCAGCCGAGCGGGGCGCAGCGCGCCTGGATGCGGCGCAACTGGCCGAAGCCTTCCAGTTGTTCAGCCGGGCCTCGGAAGAGCTTTCACAGGCTTACAAAGCCTTGCAGGGCCGGGTCGAGCAGCTGACCGAACGCTTGACCGTGCTGATGGGCGCACTGCCTGCCGGCGTGGTGGTACTGGATCGCACCGGCACCTTGGTGCAGGTCAACCGCGCCGCCGAGGAACTGCTTGGCACCGGTATCACCGGACAATCCTGGAAGCAGGTGGGAGCGGCATTGCAGGCCACCGAAACCCCGGGGGAAATGAGCGTGGAACTGGCCGACGGTCCGCGCCGCCTGTCGGTGTCGGAGACCGCGCTGGAGTCCGGCGACGAGCGCATCGTCTTGTTGCATGACATTACCGAAACCCATCGCATGCGTCTGACCGCCGAGCGCAACGAGCGCCTCGCCGCCATGGGGGAGATGGTCGCCGGTCTGGCGCACCAGCTACGCACCCCGCTGGCAGCGGCTTTGCTCTACATCGGCAATCTGCGCCAGCCCGAACTTGGACCGGCCGAACGCCTCAAGGTGGCCGATCGCGCCATCGAGCGCATGCGCTATCTGGAACGGCTGATCCGCGACATGCTGCTGTTTGCCCGCGGCGACAGTCTGGGGCGACAGTATTTCAGTGTTTGCGAGCTGAGCGCTGAGCTGGCGCATACCCTGGAGCCGGTGGCACGTGCGCGGCAGATCGAATTCACCAGCCGCTGCGACTGCGGCGACACGGAACTGCATGGCGACCGCAAGGCGCTGGCCGGCGCGCTCACCAATCTGCTGGAAAACGCCATTCAGGCGACCGAACCGGGCGGACGTGTCGACTGCCATGTCGGTCAGCTAGGGCAAGACATCGTGTTTACCGTCCGCGACACCGGGCGCGGCATCGAGCCGGCTTTGCAAGCGCGGCTGTTCGAACCCTTCTTCACCACCCGGGCCGAGGGCACCGGCTTAGGCTTGGCAATTGCCCGCGGCGTGGCGCGTGCACACGGCGGCGACATCACCCTGCAGTCTTCGCTCGGCAAGGGCTCCACCTTTGTGCTCACCGTCCCGCTGCCGACCGAGGGCGCAGACGCAGACGGCAAGGTCGTACCATGA
- a CDS encoding flagellar assembly protein FliH, which produces MAIERHQAAGAYRRWEPPSFDPQEQAPAPEPSVQQAPPPSSIEAEATLPADFRFPTAEELERMQEQARAEAHQEGYRAGFAAGQQAGYREGHEAGYRDGLEQARAEAQKLGHMVEALEHAFEQLDAQIAEELMGLALAIARKMVGDTLATQPQAIADTVRRALQELPQRSAIIRLHPDDAARVRELLGESLAHGAHRLIEDDTLTPGGCVLEAGDTRVDATVHTRWRRIIENLGRDETAWDANDDR; this is translated from the coding sequence ATGGCTATCGAACGTCACCAGGCCGCAGGCGCCTACCGGCGCTGGGAGCCGCCATCTTTCGACCCCCAAGAGCAGGCGCCGGCGCCCGAGCCGTCTGTCCAGCAAGCGCCCCCGCCATCCAGCATCGAGGCCGAAGCCACCCTGCCCGCCGACTTCCGCTTTCCCACCGCGGAAGAGCTCGAACGCATGCAGGAACAAGCGCGCGCCGAGGCGCACCAGGAAGGCTATCGCGCCGGCTTTGCCGCAGGGCAGCAAGCCGGCTACCGCGAAGGCCATGAAGCAGGCTACCGCGACGGTCTTGAACAGGCGCGCGCCGAAGCGCAAAAACTAGGCCACATGGTCGAAGCGCTCGAACACGCCTTCGAGCAACTCGACGCCCAGATCGCCGAAGAGCTGATGGGGCTTGCGCTGGCCATCGCACGCAAAATGGTGGGCGACACGCTGGCTACCCAGCCACAAGCCATTGCCGACACGGTGCGCCGCGCCCTGCAAGAATTGCCGCAGCGCTCGGCCATCATCCGTCTGCATCCGGATGACGCGGCGCGGGTGCGGGAACTGCTTGGCGAGTCGCTTGCCCACGGCGCACACCGCTTGATCGAAGACGACACGCTCACCCCCGGCGGCTGCGTGCTCGAAGCCGGCGACACCCGGGTGGACGCCACGGTGCACACCCGCTGGCGACGCATCATCGAAAACCTGGGGCGGGACGAGACCGCCTGGGATGCGAACGACGACAGATGA
- a CDS encoding flagellar basal body-associated FliL family protein — protein sequence MAKAPAKPEVAATDAPAPKKSKLLIIILVVLVLLLLIAVALVGVLLLVKGKNSGDDHAEAAPAPAVQAAPTVDLSKPPVFVQLDTFTVNLAREETDHYLQTVIVLRVADAAVGAQLNGFMPEIRHRINLLLSSKKPSEVSTTEGREQLAREVLVQVNEALGAQEPRDPRPGIPWGPVHGVLFNSFIIQ from the coding sequence ATGGCCAAGGCGCCGGCAAAACCGGAAGTGGCGGCAACTGACGCACCCGCCCCCAAAAAGAGCAAGCTTTTGATCATCATTTTGGTGGTCTTGGTGCTGCTATTGTTGATCGCGGTAGCGCTGGTCGGGGTGCTGTTACTGGTCAAAGGCAAAAACAGCGGCGACGACCATGCCGAAGCCGCCCCGGCCCCGGCGGTGCAGGCGGCGCCGACGGTGGATCTATCCAAGCCACCGGTGTTCGTGCAACTGGACACCTTTACCGTCAATCTGGCGCGCGAAGAAACCGACCACTATCTGCAAACCGTCATTGTGCTGCGGGTTGCCGACGCGGCCGTGGGCGCGCAACTAAACGGCTTCATGCCCGAAATCAGGCACCGCATCAATCTTTTGCTGTCCAGTAAAAAGCCGTCCGAGGTCTCCACCACGGAAGGACGGGAACAGCTCGCCCGCGAGGTGCTGGTGCAGGTCAATGAAGCGCTGGGCGCCCAAGAGCCGCGCGACCCCCGTCCGGGCATTCCATGGGGGCCGGTGCATGGCGTGCTGTTCAACTCGTTCATCATTCAGTAA
- a CDS encoding flagellar hook-length control protein FliK, with protein MTSPLTFQPQYATAAPSGLPPFMTPQAGHGSQAGDFSQTLQNRMTASRDRSAERPSDTSVARERPATDHVRKTESSRSPDARRSSETPDRTEPAPPSDPSAKDSTTSAAPNTDGKEAQPAEHAEAGKAAADGSGVAAQPAALAAPIPLPAADAEALLAAADGQAEALQDTGPSGKPQAGAGLLAVTDDKAGKGVQNALADQTATLAEAAPGANREITLPVQGPAGLGAKAGAVPEGPTKAVAALQNDPASALHGVLAPRSAHPLQPGAQLQVATPLGQQGWAEDVGSKLIWMSNRGESKAELVITPPNLGKIEVSINLNGDQATAQFLASTREAKEALEQAMPRLRELMAQSGVSLGQTSVNTSGDQRSGQDTATPHNPQARQSWGWTSETGLGSIGHATGWTRQGEGLVDIFA; from the coding sequence ATGACGTCTCCGCTCACCTTTCAACCCCAGTACGCTACCGCCGCGCCATCCGGCTTGCCGCCTTTCATGACCCCTCAAGCCGGTCATGGCAGTCAAGCCGGGGACTTTTCGCAGACCTTGCAGAACCGTATGACAGCCTCCCGGGATCGCAGCGCCGAACGCCCGAGCGACACCTCGGTAGCGCGCGAGCGGCCGGCCACCGACCACGTTCGCAAGACTGAATCCAGCCGCAGCCCCGATGCCCGGCGCAGTTCAGAAACGCCTGATCGCACCGAACCGGCACCGCCCAGCGACCCGTCGGCCAAGGATTCCACGACGTCCGCCGCCCCCAACACGGACGGCAAGGAAGCGCAGCCGGCCGAGCACGCCGAAGCCGGCAAAGCTGCCGCCGACGGCAGCGGCGTTGCCGCACAACCGGCAGCCCTTGCCGCCCCGATCCCCTTGCCGGCCGCAGACGCCGAGGCGCTGCTCGCCGCTGCCGATGGACAGGCCGAAGCGCTGCAAGACACCGGACCTTCCGGCAAACCCCAGGCAGGCGCGGGACTTTTGGCCGTCACGGATGACAAAGCCGGCAAAGGGGTGCAAAACGCGCTCGCCGATCAGACCGCAACCCTCGCCGAAGCGGCGCCCGGCGCCAACCGTGAGATAACGCTGCCGGTACAGGGGCCGGCCGGCCTTGGCGCCAAGGCGGGCGCCGTGCCCGAGGGCCCGACCAAGGCAGTCGCAGCGCTGCAAAACGACCCTGCCAGCGCGCTGCACGGCGTATTGGCGCCACGCAGCGCCCATCCGCTGCAGCCGGGCGCACAGTTGCAGGTTGCAACCCCGCTCGGGCAGCAAGGCTGGGCTGAAGATGTCGGCAGCAAGCTCATCTGGATGAGCAACCGCGGCGAATCCAAAGCAGAGCTGGTGATCACCCCGCCGAACCTTGGCAAAATCGAAGTGTCGATCAACCTCAATGGCGACCAGGCCACGGCCCAATTCCTGGCCAGCACCCGGGAAGCCAAGGAAGCGCTGGAACAGGCCATGCCGCGGCTGCGCGAGTTGATGGCGCAATCCGGGGTCAGCCTGGGGCAGACCAGTGTCAACACCTCGGGCGATCAGCGCAGCGGTCAGGACACCGCTACGCCGCACAACCCGCAGGCACGCCAGAGCTGGGGCTGGACGTCGGAGACGGGCCTTGGCAGCATCGGTCATGCCACCGGATGGACCCGGCAAGGCGAGGGTCTAGTGGATATTTTTGCCTGA
- the fliJ gene encoding flagellar export protein FliJ: MLNRTSPLQPLLELMQTRLDDAARRLGALIASETEGQRKLEMLQSYRDEYQQRFLQAAASGIGPDAWRNYSAFLAKIDEAIAAQRGLVEQSRQLTLQGQQVWINHRNKVKALDTLTQRQRSAALRAEARQEQRLSDEHAARRFPGKADD, translated from the coding sequence ATGTTGAACAGGACATCTCCGCTACAACCTCTGCTCGAACTGATGCAGACGCGCCTGGATGACGCCGCCCGCCGGCTGGGGGCGCTGATTGCCAGCGAAACCGAAGGTCAGCGCAAGCTCGAGATGCTGCAAAGTTATCGCGACGAGTATCAGCAACGCTTCTTGCAAGCTGCGGCCAGCGGCATTGGCCCGGATGCCTGGCGCAACTACAGCGCTTTCTTGGCCAAAATCGATGAGGCCATCGCTGCGCAACGCGGCCTGGTGGAGCAATCCCGGCAGCTCACCCTTCAAGGCCAGCAGGTGTGGATCAACCACCGCAACAAGGTCAAGGCCCTCGACACCCTGACCCAGCGCCAACGCAGCGCAGCGCTGCGCGCCGAAGCGCGGCAGGAACAACGGCTGTCCGACGAGCACGCCGCCCGCCGCTTCCCCGGCAAGGCAGACGACTAG